A section of the Paramisgurnus dabryanus chromosome 4, PD_genome_1.1, whole genome shotgun sequence genome encodes:
- the sertad2a gene encoding SERTA domain-containing protein 2, giving the protein MLGKGLKRKLEQEEENDQNKMGFPQELSPTCYWLQRQTVLNLSLLKLHSQPAHSDPGLARRVLITNTLRHIQDELRVEGTLPWSLPSAESPLGVVDGGLERPAGCDVESSSQTESSLTPVSMLEEDRHLFLSLQSSVAIHTSPSGTRNCSPLSNVIKDSFTSALAEIEDLCPTVGITTSHTGPSLSTSSSEPDTPSSPSLNRDVADITSNADSTEPCLSSSNKIRPANESMDLMSLSYFTPSLSDSAQFLFNHSPSLLTDFSLDDFLFTEIDNLLLDNTMCSSSLNASSGTSKVVSMVKDDFIKTLTGYGSGGMSQAALPSNQTFKSDLNELDHIMEVLVGS; this is encoded by the coding sequence ATGTTGGGTAAAGGCCTGAAACGCAAATTGGAGCAGGAGGAAGAGAATGACCAGAACAAAATGGGCTTTCCTCAGGAACTGTCACCCACCTGTTATTGGCTTCAGAGACAGACGGTGCTCAACCTTTCCTTACTGAAGTTGCACAGCCAGCCAGCGCACTCAGATCCAGGCCTGGCACGCAGGGTTCTCATCACAAACACACTTCGTCACATCCAGGACGAGCTGAGAGTGGAGGGCACACTACCCTGGTCATTGCCCAGTGCCGAGTCCCCATTAGGTGTTGTTGACGGGGGTTTGGAGCGTCCAGCAGGTTGTGATGTTGAGTCCTCATCTCAAACTGAGAGCAGTTTGACACCAGTGTCAATGTTGGAAGAGGACAGACATCTGTTTCTCTCGCTGCAGTCTTCTGTTGCCATCCATACATCCCCTTCTGGTACCAGAAACTGCTCCCCTTTATCCAATGTTATAAAGGATAGCTTCACCTCAGCACTTGCTGAAATTGAGGATCTGTGTCCAACTGTGGGCATAACTACTTCACATACGGGTCCCTCGCTCTCTACCTCTTCGTCGGAGCCGGACACGCCCAGCTCACCCTCATTAAACAGGGATGTGGCAGATATTACTAGTAATGCTGACTCAACTGAACCATGCTTGAGTAGTTCAAATAAAATCAGACCTGCAAATGAATCCATGGACTTGATGTCATTATCTTACTTCACCCCTTCACTGTCAGACTCCGCCCAGTTTCTTTTTAACCACAGCCCTTCACTTCTCACTGATTTCTCATTGGATGATTTTCTCTTCACAGAAATAGACAACCTCCTGCTTGACAATACAATGTGTAGTTCGTCCTTAAACGCATCTTCGGGCACCTCAAAAGTCGTCTCCATGGTAAAGGATGATTTTATTAAGACGCTTACTGGTTACGGTAGTGGTGGGATGAGCCAAGCGGCTCTTCCATCAAATCAGACATTCAAATCAGATCTTAATGAACTTGATCATATCATGGAAGTATTGGTTGGGTCTTAA
- the aftpha gene encoding aftiphilin a isoform X2 has translation MEPDVVRMYSSSPPPMEDGAEEEDDEFSDFTGVPNSVSFTEFETPTTFDQSRALNATSPPDILSNGRIVGLTQPVGSMKSNGVAPGSGHSGTPNGRTVSVDELKKFTGHHQAHINSLEFPESSRTDNDAIDCNGSVEVLTNGFVTLDKGESPLTPHKKKEIEPTVEHSPDVGDFADFSAFNHNDGNTDWEHLNVRTAKDDLGVEEEGASSEDVNRDSRITECALPGFSSENSEGFRNGDWGSHVVTDLDQKCPETDNSHQDANTTEAVDTAQPPMLNGVAQSVIDDEGTVDNKVSPDPNGETCSGEQSDEKGSENETETETETETSFGRPLSTDALEEFGDYSTTGSVPSPPLQEETSTPADDSQLAEDDDEDFGDFGDFGDANSFGGTGFAEFDQQETTTQITQPESACNVPVEPEDGEFGDFDKSKEPSGAKLAGEEGTTCVNFPESDSFADFSSAQVGDADDSRGWQAFSEPDQSQNDGDSWATFGQDTSCTEKSGHDWHESRPVVAPPNEERKSCTSATLASRLEKIFQASFQLALAPQVEVKEEVRALSTILKPPDTSQQLEGDRESANGALQDVWQQLQDVNNAYGLRYQWGGSYTNKLLLCSLGIDTRNILFTGQKKQPVIVPMYAASLGMLEPTKEPVKPVSAAEMIASIAQSPSVASELNTCPPDTNQESLPPVQFDWSSSGLTNPLDGVDPELYELTQTKLDTNGGGSRVVDAFARLMSTVEKTSTSTRKPVQKEENLSEEARRVIARLPDLSFMQAKVLMFPSTLTPLLPSSTPSPTPD, from the exons ATGGAGCCTGACGTGGTTCGCATGTACTCCTCATCTCCGCCGCCAATGGAAGATGGCGCTGAGGAAGAAGATGATGAATTCAGTGATTTCACCGGCGTCCCGAACAGCGTCAGTTTCACAGAATTCGAGACACCCACAACATTTGACCAGTCTCGAGCTTTGAACGCCACCTCACCACCGGACATACTTAGTAATGGCAGAATTGTGGGATTAACTCAACCTGTAGGGTCTATGAAGTCTAACGGTGTGGCTCCTGGCAGTGGCCACAGTGGCACGCCCAATGGTCGAACAGTTAGCGTAGATGAACTTAAAAAGTTCACAGGGCATCACCAAGCTCATATCAACTCCCTGGAGTTTCCAGAGAGCTCTCGGACTGATAACGATGCCATTGACTGCAATGGTTCTGTTGAAGTGCTTACAAATGGATTTGTTACATTAGACAAAGGAGAAAGCCCTCTTACACCccacaaaaagaaagaaatcgAGCCCACCGTAGAGCACAGTCCGGATGTTGGCGATTTTGCAGACTTTTCTGCTTTCAACCACAATGATGGAAATACAGATTGGGAACATTTGAACGTGAGAACGGCTAAAGATGATCTTGGTGTTGAAGAAGAAGGAGCTTCTTCAGAGGATGTTAACAGAGACTCAAGAATCACAGAGTGTGCCTTACCTGGTTTCTCTTCGGAGAACTCGGAGGGCTTCAGGAATGGGGACTGGGGTTCCCATGTAGTGACGGATTTGGATCAGAAGTGTCCAGAAACGGATAATTCACATCAGGATGCTAATACTACTGAGGCGGTTGACACAGCTCAACCACCAATGCTTAATGGTGTTGCTCAAAGCGTTATTGATGATGAAGGCACAGTGGACAACAAGGTGTCACCAGACCCCAATGGTGAGACATGTAGTGGTGAACAATCAGATGAGAAAGGCTCAGAGAATGAGACTGAAACTGAGACAGAAACTGAGACCTCTTTTGGTCGGCCACTATCAACGGATGCACTTGAAGAATTTGGGGACTATAGCACGACAGGATCCGTACCCTCTCCTCCGCTACAGGAAGAGACATCAACTCCGGCCGATGACAGTCAGCTGGCTGAGGATGACGATGAGGATTTTGGAGATTTTGGTGACTTTGGAGATGCTAACTCCTTTGGCGGAACTGGATTTGCTGAATTTGACCAGCAAGAGACAACAACACAAATAACTCAGCCTGAATCAGCCTGTAATGTCCCTGTGGAACCTGAAGATGGTGAATTTGGCGATTTTGACAAATCGAAAGAACCCAGTGGAGCAAAGTTAGCAGGTGAGGAAGGAACAACGTGTGTAAATTTTCCCGAAAGCGACAGTTTCGCAGATTTCAGCTCTGCGCAAGTGGGTGACGCTGATGACAGCAGAGGATGGCAGGCTTTCTCTGAACCAGATCAAAGCCAAAATGATGGGGATTCCTGGGCAACGTTTGGGCAGGACACATCATGCACTGAGAAGTCTGGACATGACTGGCATGAAAGCCGACCTGTTGTGGCGCCTCCTAATGAGGAGCGTAAAAGTTGCACATCA GCTACTTTGGCTAGCCGTTTGGAGAAGATTTTCCAGGCCAGCTTTCAACTGGCTCTTGCTCCTCAGGTAGAGGTGAAGGAAGAGGTGCGTGCACTCAGCACCATCCTCAAACCTCCTGACACATCACAACAGTTAGAGGGTGACAGAGAGTCTGCCAATGG GGCACTTCAGGACGTTTGGCAGCAGTTACAGGATGTTAATAATGCCTATGGTCTCCGGTACCAATGGGGCGGTTCTTATACCAATAAATTGCTGCTCTGCTCCCTGGGGATTGACACAAGAAATATA CTGTTCACGGGTCAAAAAAAGCAGCCTGTAATTGTGCCAATGTATGCTGCCAGTCTG GGGATGCTGGAACCCACAAAAGAACCAGTAAAGCCTGTCTCTGCGGCTGAGATGATCGCCTCAATAGCACAATCTCCTTCGGTTGCTTCAGAGTTAAACACCTGCCCACCTGACACCAACCAG GAGTCCCTTCCTCCTGTTCAGTTTGACTGGAGCAGCAGTGGCCTTACAAACCCTCTAGATG GTGTTGACCCAGAGCTGTATGAGTTAACGCAAACCAAGCTGGACACCAACGGAGGAGGTAGTCGAGTCGTGGATGCATTCGCCCGCCTAATGTCAACCGTAGAAAAGACCAGCACCTCCACCAG AAAGCCTGTGCAGAAAGAGGAGAATCTAAGTGAAGAGGCTCGGAGAGTAATCGCAAGGCTACCGGATCTCTCCTTCATGCAGGCGAAAGTCCTGATGTTCCCTTCCACGCTGACTCCTCTTCTTCCCTCCTCAACGCCCTCACCCACGCCCGACTGA
- the aftpha gene encoding aftiphilin a isoform X1, translated as MEPDVVRMYSSSPPPMEDGAEEEDDEFSDFTGVPNSVSFTEFETPTTFDQSRALNATSPPDILSNGRIVGLTQPVGSMKSNGVAPGSGHSGTPNGRTVSVDELKKFTGHHQAHINSLEFPESSRTDNDAIDCNGSVEVLTNGFVTLDKGESPLTPHKKKEIEPTVEHSPDVGDFADFSAFNHNDGNTDWEHLNVRTAKDDLGVEEEGASSEDVNRDSRITECALPGFSSENSEGFRNGDWGSHVVTDLDQKCPETDNSHQDANTTEAVDTAQPPMLNGVAQSVIDDEGTVDNKVSPDPNGETCSGEQSDEKGSENETETETETETSFGRPLSTDALEEFGDYSTTGSVPSPPLQEETSTPADDSQLAEDDDEDFGDFGDFGDANSFGGTGFAEFDQQETTTQITQPESACNVPVEPEDGEFGDFDKSKEPSGAKLAGEEGTTCVNFPESDSFADFSSAQVGDADDSRGWQAFSEPDQSQNDGDSWATFGQDTSCTEKSGHDWHESRPVVAPPNEERKSCTSATLASRLEKIFQASFQLALAPQVEVKEEVRALSTILKPPDTSQQLEGDRESANGALQDVWQQLQDVNNAYGLRYQWGGSYTNKLLLCSLGIDTRNILFTGQKKQPVIVPMYAASLGMLEPTKEPVKPVSAAEMIASIAQSPSVASELNTCPPDTNQESLPPVQFDWSSSGLTNPLDASGGSSLLNLDFFGPVDESPSGTATSIPGVDPELYELTQTKLDTNGGGSRVVDAFARLMSTVEKTSTSTRKPVQKEENLSEEARRVIARLPDLSFMQAKVLMFPSTLTPLLPSSTPSPTPD; from the exons ATGGAGCCTGACGTGGTTCGCATGTACTCCTCATCTCCGCCGCCAATGGAAGATGGCGCTGAGGAAGAAGATGATGAATTCAGTGATTTCACCGGCGTCCCGAACAGCGTCAGTTTCACAGAATTCGAGACACCCACAACATTTGACCAGTCTCGAGCTTTGAACGCCACCTCACCACCGGACATACTTAGTAATGGCAGAATTGTGGGATTAACTCAACCTGTAGGGTCTATGAAGTCTAACGGTGTGGCTCCTGGCAGTGGCCACAGTGGCACGCCCAATGGTCGAACAGTTAGCGTAGATGAACTTAAAAAGTTCACAGGGCATCACCAAGCTCATATCAACTCCCTGGAGTTTCCAGAGAGCTCTCGGACTGATAACGATGCCATTGACTGCAATGGTTCTGTTGAAGTGCTTACAAATGGATTTGTTACATTAGACAAAGGAGAAAGCCCTCTTACACCccacaaaaagaaagaaatcgAGCCCACCGTAGAGCACAGTCCGGATGTTGGCGATTTTGCAGACTTTTCTGCTTTCAACCACAATGATGGAAATACAGATTGGGAACATTTGAACGTGAGAACGGCTAAAGATGATCTTGGTGTTGAAGAAGAAGGAGCTTCTTCAGAGGATGTTAACAGAGACTCAAGAATCACAGAGTGTGCCTTACCTGGTTTCTCTTCGGAGAACTCGGAGGGCTTCAGGAATGGGGACTGGGGTTCCCATGTAGTGACGGATTTGGATCAGAAGTGTCCAGAAACGGATAATTCACATCAGGATGCTAATACTACTGAGGCGGTTGACACAGCTCAACCACCAATGCTTAATGGTGTTGCTCAAAGCGTTATTGATGATGAAGGCACAGTGGACAACAAGGTGTCACCAGACCCCAATGGTGAGACATGTAGTGGTGAACAATCAGATGAGAAAGGCTCAGAGAATGAGACTGAAACTGAGACAGAAACTGAGACCTCTTTTGGTCGGCCACTATCAACGGATGCACTTGAAGAATTTGGGGACTATAGCACGACAGGATCCGTACCCTCTCCTCCGCTACAGGAAGAGACATCAACTCCGGCCGATGACAGTCAGCTGGCTGAGGATGACGATGAGGATTTTGGAGATTTTGGTGACTTTGGAGATGCTAACTCCTTTGGCGGAACTGGATTTGCTGAATTTGACCAGCAAGAGACAACAACACAAATAACTCAGCCTGAATCAGCCTGTAATGTCCCTGTGGAACCTGAAGATGGTGAATTTGGCGATTTTGACAAATCGAAAGAACCCAGTGGAGCAAAGTTAGCAGGTGAGGAAGGAACAACGTGTGTAAATTTTCCCGAAAGCGACAGTTTCGCAGATTTCAGCTCTGCGCAAGTGGGTGACGCTGATGACAGCAGAGGATGGCAGGCTTTCTCTGAACCAGATCAAAGCCAAAATGATGGGGATTCCTGGGCAACGTTTGGGCAGGACACATCATGCACTGAGAAGTCTGGACATGACTGGCATGAAAGCCGACCTGTTGTGGCGCCTCCTAATGAGGAGCGTAAAAGTTGCACATCA GCTACTTTGGCTAGCCGTTTGGAGAAGATTTTCCAGGCCAGCTTTCAACTGGCTCTTGCTCCTCAGGTAGAGGTGAAGGAAGAGGTGCGTGCACTCAGCACCATCCTCAAACCTCCTGACACATCACAACAGTTAGAGGGTGACAGAGAGTCTGCCAATGG GGCACTTCAGGACGTTTGGCAGCAGTTACAGGATGTTAATAATGCCTATGGTCTCCGGTACCAATGGGGCGGTTCTTATACCAATAAATTGCTGCTCTGCTCCCTGGGGATTGACACAAGAAATATA CTGTTCACGGGTCAAAAAAAGCAGCCTGTAATTGTGCCAATGTATGCTGCCAGTCTG GGGATGCTGGAACCCACAAAAGAACCAGTAAAGCCTGTCTCTGCGGCTGAGATGATCGCCTCAATAGCACAATCTCCTTCGGTTGCTTCAGAGTTAAACACCTGCCCACCTGACACCAACCAG GAGTCCCTTCCTCCTGTTCAGTTTGACTGGAGCAGCAGTGGCCTTACAAACCCTCTAGATG CGAGTGGAGGCTCGTCTCTGCTCAACCTTGATTTTTTCGGTCCTGTGGACGAGTCGCCCTCTGGCACCGCCACCTCCATACCAG GTGTTGACCCAGAGCTGTATGAGTTAACGCAAACCAAGCTGGACACCAACGGAGGAGGTAGTCGAGTCGTGGATGCATTCGCCCGCCTAATGTCAACCGTAGAAAAGACCAGCACCTCCACCAG AAAGCCTGTGCAGAAAGAGGAGAATCTAAGTGAAGAGGCTCGGAGAGTAATCGCAAGGCTACCGGATCTCTCCTTCATGCAGGCGAAAGTCCTGATGTTCCCTTCCACGCTGACTCCTCTTCTTCCCTCCTCAACGCCCTCACCCACGCCCGACTGA
- the lgalsla gene encoding galectin-related protein: MAELSAVRQELRDRNLSSSVEYMSHQKDEQQKLGVPFCGGIRGGLRSGKKITIMGSVNPEPDSFDISLTCGCGDVALDMCVRFDERDILRNACVSDAWGDEERSIPYFPFIAGQPFRMEIHCEHTRFRVFVDGHQLFDFYHRVTPITAIDTIQINGGVTITKLN; encoded by the exons atggcGGAGTTAAGCGCAGTCCGACAAGAACTT AGAGACAGAAATCTGAGCAGTTCAGTTGAGTACATGTCCCACCAAAAAGATGAGCAACAAAAACTG GGTGTGCCGTTCTGTGGAGGCATACGGGGTGGACTGCGGTCTGGAAAGAAAATCACCATCATGGGCTCCGTGAACCCGGAACCGGACAG TTTTGACATCAGTCTGACCTGCGGTTGTGGGGACGTGGCTCTAGATATGTGCGTACGGTTTGACGAACGGGATATTTTGCGCAACGCCTGCGTTTCTGATGCCTGGGGCGATGAGGAGAGGTCGATACCGTATTTCCCCTTCATTGCAGGGCAGCCTTTTAGG ATGGAGATCCATTGCGAGCACACCCGCTTTCGTGTGTTCGTAGACGGTCACCAGCTCTTTGACTTCTATCATCGCGTGACACCGATTACAGCCATTGACACCATACAGATCAATGGCGGTGTGACCATCACCAAGCTGAACTGA